In Brettanomyces nanus chromosome 3, complete sequence, a single genomic region encodes these proteins:
- the ATG22 gene encoding Autophagy protein 22: protein MPLDLPLEEDADADTSFDVTSQTPLVSSYNKSHNNNNPDAIESSPSSPFTSKLEILGWCLYAWASEPFIVSAVGTYVPIILEQIARDNGVKNSDKISPCKGSRNEPVPRPPPPGFQLTNSNTTESVSCVLPVLNGKIYIDTSSYALYTFSFSVLVQTICVISMSGAADRGSHRKSLLIGFAIFGALTTICYWFVRPDGYYMASFLAIVANSAYGCVSVCGNSFLSVLVNNSAEIRQLTEDSSDRSSKWGVLSSKISGAGAASGYVAALIVQVGTMFMLILIKNKTNVSSIMGPIKTVIGFVGLWWLVFQVPVSTFLKPRASPDLNLDNLHMPAVGESKYWLRMAHYKWKVVRAYVLQGYKTLVLAFKQASQLRDISFFLLGWFIVSDSLTTINSTAILFAKSDLQMTTIQLSRISILAMISAVCGSIIIPNYIQPRFNVDVKTMLIFIILWSVMIPFYGILGFYFKRFGLHHSEEMYLLAIWYGFSLGGVATVSRSIYSMLIPTGQESVFFALFSITDKGSSILGPLLVGVVIDMTHNIRQCFWVLLALLLVSIPVLWYGVDINRGMREATALSEDSPTEERSP, encoded by the coding sequence ATGCCATTGGATCTTCCTCTAGAAGAGGATGCCGACGCAGATACCTCTTTCGATGTCACAAGCCAAACTCCTCTTGTCTCTTCCTACAATAAGTCTCACAATAACAATAATCCTGATGCCATAGAgtcatctccttcatctcctttcaCTTCCAAACTTGAGATTCTTGGTTGGTGTCTGTATGCCTGGGCTTCTGAACCGTTCATTGTCAGTGCAGTTGGAACATATGTCCCCATTATACTCGAGCAAATAGCACGTGACAACGGTGTTAAAAATAGTGACAAGATTAGTCCTTGTAAAGGCTCCCGAAACGAGCCTGTTCCTAGGCCACCTCCTCCCGGTTTCCAATTGACCAATAGCAACACAACAGAATCGGTCTCTTGTGTATTGCCCGTACTAAATGGCAAAATCTACATCGATACATCTTCTTATGCCTTGTACACATTTTCATTCTCTGTCTTGGTCCAGACTATATGCGTGATCTCTATGTCCGGTGCTGCCGACAGGGGGTCCCATAGAAAGTCTTTGTTAATTGGATTTGCCATTTTTGGTGCCTTAACCACCATTTGTTACTGGTTTGTGAGGCCTGATGGCTATTATATGGCCTCTTTTCTTGCTATAGTCGCTAACAGTGCCTATGGATGCGTTAGCGTGTGTGGAAACTCGTTTCTTTCCGTGCTTGTTAATAACAGTGCTGAAATCAGGCAATTAACCGAGGATTCGTCTGACAGAAGCTCTAAGTGGGGTGTTCTGTCCTCCAAAATCTCTGGCGCAGGCGCAGCATCTGGTTATGTTGCGGCTCTCATTGTTCAAGTTGGTACCATGTTTATGCTTATCCTtatcaaaaataaaacaAATGTCTCTTCGATCATGGGACCCATTAAAACTGTTATAGGTTTTGTCGGTTTATGGTGGTTGGTTTTCCAGGTGCCTGTCTCCACCTTCTTGAAGCCTAGAGCATCGCCTGATCTTAACCTGGATAATTTACATATGCCTGCTGTTGGTGAGAGCAAATACTGGCTTAGAATGGCTCATTACAAATGGAAAGTTGTCAGAGCATACGTTCTTCAAGGCTATAAAACTCTTGTGTTGGCCTTTAAGCAGGCGTCCCAGCTTCGTGAtatcagcttctttttgcTCGGATGGTTTATTGTTTCCGACTCACTTACTACTATCAATTCTACCGCCATTTTATTTGCTAAATCTGACCTTCAGATGACCACTATCCAGCTCTCCAGAATCAGTATCCTAGCTATGATCTCTGCAGTGTGTGGATCAATCATTATTCCCAACTATATTCAACCTAGGTTTAACGTTGATGTGAAAACCATGctcattttcatcatcctaTGGTCAGTTATGATCCCATTCTACGGCATTCTTGGCTTCTACTTTAAGAGATTCGGTCTACACCATAGTGAGGAAATGTATCTCCTTGCCATCTGGTATGGCTTTTCTTTAGGGGGGGTTGCCACCGTTTCGAGATCAATCTATTCGATGCTCATTCCAACTGGCCAGGAATCGGTCTTCTTTGCATTATTTAGCATTACTGATAAAGGTTCCTCCATATTGGGGCCTCTCTTGGTCGGCGTTGTGATAGATATGACACATAACATTAGGCAGTGTTTCTGGGTTTTGCTTGCTCTTTTATTGGTGTCTATACCCGTGCTCTGGTACGGTGTGGATATCAACCGGGGAATGAGGGAGGCCACTGCTTTGTCAGAAGATTCGCCGACTGAGGAGAGGAGTCCGTGA
- a CDS encoding uncharacterized protein (BUSCO:EOG09344MU8) codes for MSSDELPTRWEIELEFVQSLANMQYLTYLAQTGHLEDPEFLNYLEYLEYWRQPEYAEQLVYPDCLHVLTLLKSKEFRRQISKFEVSSVIYNDMVKRWKSEDHGDHSEQVQPATN; via the exons ATGTCCTCTGATGAACTCCCCACAAGATGGGAAATTGAACTAGAA TTCGTTCAATCGCTAGCTAACATGCAGTATCTTACGTATTTGGCTCAGACTGGCCATCTAGAAGACCCTGAATTCCTTAATTATTTGGAATATCTTGAATATTGGAGACAACCAGAATATGCTGAACAGTTGGTCTATCCGGATTGCTTACATGTACTAACGCTGCTCAAGTCAAAGGAGTTTAGAAGACAGATTTCTAAGTTTGAAGTCAGCTCGGTCATCTATAACGATATGGTCaaaagatggaagagtGAAGATCACGGCGATCACAGTGAACAGGTTCAACCAGCAACGAATTAA
- a CDS encoding uncharacterized protein (BUSCO:EOG09341CWW) yields the protein MLFTSLVSLLVTSLSVVRGEDSAAVAPEDSAVVSLNADNFEDFVSQHPVVLAEFFAPWCGHCKHLGPEFVAAADVLSKKDIPLAQVDCTEERDLCSKYEVRGYPTLKVFRGSPSDYSDYNGQRKSDSIINYMTKQTLPAVSVYEDAADLLEAISEVKDSFILQVLPKGVTVGNGTFYEIADAQRDLFSFATTSNEEYVKKYAPKSGKKPGYVIFRPDEEISDASVYDDKLIDEEHLNKFIEVETKPLLGELDGSSFRSYMGANLPLAYYFYNDLTQRDEIKPLLSKLAKTYRGKMNFVALDATKYGVHSQNLNMEEKFPLFSIHDIPSNLKYGISQEKELNNKDISSFVTKFFAEKLEPIVKSEPIPDTQNSSVYHLVGYEYEKIVASPKDVFVKYYAPWCGHCKRLAPIYESLADLYAEDDKASGKVLLAEIDHTANDINGVDIQGYPTLILYPADGSDPVLFEGQRTLEGMADFIKENGSTGVDGTALYVKQQENSKDEENEDEDEEVEAEEEKVAKLVEKIEKAQKPVADVAEKVKAAAGSIGQKIQEKYEQAKDLLLAKKEEWTEKLQGVQKAPEEEEDHDEL from the coding sequence ATGCTTTTTACATCATTAGTTTCATTACTTGTTACGTCATTGAGTGTTGTTAGGGGTGAAGACTCTGCTGCAGTTGCTCCAGAAGACTCTGCTGTTGTGAGCCTAAATGCTGACAACTTCGAGGACTTTGTTAGTCAGCATCCTGTTGTGCTAGCCGAGTTTTTTGCTCCATGGTGTGGACATTGTAAGCACTTGGGACCTGAATTTGtcgctgctgctgatgtGTTGTCGAAGAAAGACATTCCATTGGCTCAAGTGGACTGCACTGAAGAGAGAGACCTTTGCTCCAAGTATGAGGTGAGAGGTTACCCTACCCTGAAGGTGTTCAGAGGTTCGCCATCGGACTATTCCGATTACAATGGACAGAGAAAGTCTGattccatcatcaattatATGACGAAGCAGACTTTGCCTGCTGTCAGCGTCTATGAGGATGCTGCTGACTTGTTGGAGGCCATCTCTGAAGTCAAGGATTCGTTCATCTTACAGGTCCTTCCTAAGGGCGTCACTGTGGGCAATGGTACTTTTTACGAGATTGCAGACGCTCAGAGAgatctcttctcctttgcCACTACCAGCAATGAAGAGTATGTTAAGAAGTATGCTCCAAAGTCCGGGAAAAAACCAGGTTATGTCATTTTCAGGCCAGACGAGGAAATCTCCGATGCATCTGTCTACGACGAcaaattgattgatgagGAGCATTTGAACAAATTCATTGAAGTTGAGACAAAGCCTCTACTTGGTGAGCTGGATGGTTCATCTTTCCGTAGTTACATGGGTGCCAACTTACCATTGGCTTATTACTTCTACAATGATCTTACTCAGCGTGATGAGATCAAGCCTTTGCTCTCCAAATTGGCTAAGACTTACAGAGGTAAGATGAATTTTGTTGCTTTGGACGCTACTAAGTACGGTGTTCACTCTCAGAACTTGAACatggaagagaaattcCCATTATTCTCGATCCACGACATTCCATCTAATCTTAAGTATGGTATCTCTCAAgagaaggagttgaacAACAAGGATATTTCGTCGTTCGTCACTAAATTCTTTgctgagaagttggagCCAATTGTCAAATCCGAGCCTATTCCAGACACTCAGAACAGTTCTGTCTATCATTTGGTTGGTTATGAATATGAAAAGATTGTGGCTAGTCCAAAAGATGTCTTTGTCAAGTACTATGCACCATGGTGTGGACATTGTAAGAGATTGGCTCCAATTTATGAGTCTTTGGCTGACCTTTATGCCGAGGATGATAAGGCTAGTGGAAAGGTTCTTCTTGCCGAGATTGACCACACTGCCAACGATATCAATGGTGTTGACATCCAGGGATATCCAACTTTGATTTTATATCCAGCTGACGGTTCTGACCCTGTTTTGTTTGAGGGACAGAGAACTTTGGAAGGTATGGCTGACTTCATCAAGGAGAATGGTTCTACTGGTGTTGATGGTACTGCTTTGTACGTGAAGCAGCAGGAAAACTCGAAGGATGAGGAGAAcgaagacgaagacgaggaagttgaagccgaggaagaaaaggtCGCAAAGcttgttgaaaagattgaaaaggCTCAAAAGCCCGTTGCAGACGTCGCCGAAAAGGTGAAGGCTGCTGCTGGTTCCATTGGTCAAAAAATTCAAGAGAAATACGAGCAAGCCAAAGATTTGTTATTAgccaaaaaggaagagtGGACTGAGAAGCTTCAGGGAGTTCAAAAGGCCcctgaagaagaggaggatcATGATGAGTTGTAA
- a CDS encoding uncharacterized protein (BUSCO:EOG093410S7~EggNog:ENOG41), whose amino-acid sequence MNRPRFLLLVLLYMIQGIPIGLAFGSVPFLLKSAGLSYSQVGIFTLATYPYSLKLLWSPIVDSLFSKKMGRRRSWILPIQALSGVCLLVMGRSIDHLMDSDSLANNLIKLTCWFFLLIFFCATQDIAVDGWALTILSRGALSYASTAQTVGINLGYFLSFSIFLAFNSPDFVNEYIRSTPNDNGVISLGQYMTLAGVFYLIITIIIALFVPEDPPFIKNAASAASSSAIELNNMGDGNSDSPDSSQYNSSAAVVDSPVEVYHRMLSVVKLSNVKTFILLLLVCKIAFQANEGATDLKLLDKGFAREDLAITVLIDFPFELIFGYYVARWSSGSRPLQPWLFGYLGRIVAAIFGQVLVWYFPESGKIGSFYFICVICQHLLSSFMSTIQFVSLSAFHTIIADPAIGGTYMTTLNTLSNLGGQWPKTIVLFLIDKFSEARCVPEKPEGQLNPFATDDFYNCYSADMKKKCLASGGLCKMEKDGYYITNFLCIAIGIILYYGWIRRTAIRLEGLPVGAWRTKKGVLPL is encoded by the exons ATGA ATAGGCCGCGATTTTTGTTACTCGTATTACTCTACATGATTCAGGGAATTCCCATAGGCTTGGCATTTGGTTCTGTACCCTTCTTACTCAAGTCTGCTGGCCTCTCGTACTCTCAAGTGGGTATCTTCACTCTAGCTACATATCCCTATTCATTGAAACTACTTTGGTCACCGATAGTGGATTCTCTGTTTTCTAAGAAGATGGGTCGTCGCCGATCGTGGATTCTTCCAATTCAGGCTCTCTCTGGAGTTTGTTTACTCGTTATGGGTCGCAGTATCGACCATTTAATGGATTCCGATTCATTGGCAAATAATTTGATCAAGTTAACGTGCTGGTTCTTTCTActtatctttttttgtgCTACCCAGGATATTGCCGTTGATGGTTGGGCTCTCACTATTCTATCTAGAGGTGCACTAAGCTATGCTTCCACTGCTCAAACTGTGGGTATAAACCTGGGTTATTTCCTCAgtttctccatctttctAGCCTTCAACTCACCCGATTTTGTGAATGAGTACATTCGGTCGACACCAAATGATAATGGAGTGATTTCATTGGGTCAATATATGACCCTTGCTGGTGTCTTCTACTTGATAATTACTATTATTATTGCTTTGTTTGTACCTGAAGACCCTCCTTTTATTAAGAATGCTGCctctgctgcttcttcaagtgCCATAGAGTTGAATAATATGGGTGATGGAAATTCAGATTCCCCAGATTCCTCTCAGTATAACTCTTCTGCTGCCGTTGTGGACTCGCCGGTGGAGGTCTATCATCGAATGCTCAGCGTGGTAAAGCTATCCAACGTTAAAACATTCATCCTACTGCTTTTGGTCTGTAAAATAGCTTTCCAGGCCAACGAAGGTGCCACAGACTTAAAGCTTCTTGATAAGGGTTTTGCCAGAGAGGATCTTGCCATTACTGTCTTGATAGATTTTCCCTTTGAGCTTATCTTTGGATATTACGTGGCGCGGTGGTCGTCTGGATCTCGTCCCTTACAACCGTGGCTTTTTGGTTACTTGGGAAGAATCGTGGCTGCTATATTTGGTCAGGTGCTTGTCTGGTACTTCCCTGAATCCGGTAAGATTGGCTCATTCTATTTTATATGCGTCATTTGCCAGCATCTCCTCAGCTCATTCATGTCTACCATCCAGTTTGTCTCGCTCAGTGCTTTCCACACAATAATTGCTGATCCAGCAATTGGAGGTACCTATATGACAACCCTCAATACGTTGAGTAACTTGGGAGGACAATGGCCTAAGACTATAGTTCTCTTCCTTATTGACAAATTTTCCGAAGCCAGATGTGTGCCAGAGAAACCAGAAGGACAATTGAATCCTTTTGCGACTGATGACTTCTATAACTGTTATTCAGCAGatatgaaaaaaaaatgcttGGCCAGTGGAGGCCTTTGTAAAATGGAAAAGGACGGTTATTACATTACGAACTTTCTTTGCATAGCAATTGGAATTATATTGTACTATGGCTGGATCAGACGGACAGCAATAAGATTGGAGGGTCTGCCTGTTGGAGCTTGGCGAACGAAGAAAGGGGTGCTACCATTATAA
- a CDS encoding uncharacterized protein (BUSCO:EOG093405Z4) — protein sequence MSVSEYPSLKKLRNESVILPNANKILVANRGEIPIRIFRSAHELSMHTVAVYSYEDRLSMHRFKADEAYQIGKKGQYSPVQAYLQMDEIIKIAKEHGVSMIHPGYGFLSENAQFAAKVEAAGLIWVGPSAKVIDDLGDKVSARILAAKCGVPTVPGTPGPVDDISQAKEFVKQYGYPVIIKAAFGGGGRGMRVVKEGDDIADAFHRASSEAKSAFGNGTCFLERFLDHPKHIEVQLLADNYGNTVHLFERDCSVQRRHQKVVEMAPSKTLPDEVRNAILADAVKLAKVANYRNAGTAEFLVDRKGNHYFIEVNPRVQVEHTISEEITGVDIVSAQIQIAAGASLEKLGLLQDKITTRGFAIQCRITTEDPAKNFQPDTGKIDVYRSAGGNGIRLDGGNGFAGSVISPHYDSLLVKCTAHASNFEVTRRKMVRALIEFRIRGVKTNIPFLIALLTHPVFKSGDCWTTFIDDTPSLFDMISSRNRAQKLLAYMGELCVNGSTIKGQVGVPRLQTDAKVPDFHDPKTGELVDVSTPVPSGWRNVLLEEGPEAFAKKVRSHKGSLIMDTTWRDAHQSLLATRVRTIDILNIAPTTAHAFSGAFALECWGGATFDVAMRFLHEDPWDRLRKMRAAVPNIPFQMLLRGANGVAYSSLPDNAIDHFVKQAKDNGVDIFRVFDALNDLEQLKVGVDAVKKAGGVVEATVCYSGDMLQPGKKYNLNYYLETVGKIVEMGTHFLGIKDMAGTMKPAAARLLIGAIRKAYPDLPIHLHTHDSAGTGVSTYVAAADAGVDVVDCAINSMSGLTSQPSLSAFIAAVDGSFEPGIPESAARELDAYWAEMRLLYSCFGTDLKGPDPEVYQTEIPGGQLTNLVFQAQQVGLGEQWAETKKAYVAANQLLGDIVKVTPTSKVVGDLAQFMVSNKLSSKDVEKLASELDFPDSVLDFFEGLMGTPYGGFPEPLRTNVIKGKRRKLTHRPGLELEPFDLQRVRNDLRARFGPDITECDVASYNMYPRVYEDFKAVQEKYDDLSVLPTRAFLAAPKIGEEIQVNIEQGKTLILKVAAIGNLNEETGTREVYFELNGEMRKVSVDDKNASVDKVTKAKADAHNPNEIGSPMAGVIVEVKTHTGADVKKGDPLCVLSAMKMEMVISAPITGRVADVLIEKNENVDGGDLLVKLTQPEEKKD from the coding sequence ATGTCTGTTTCAGAGTATCCTTCTCTCAAGAAGCTCAGAAATGAATCTGTGATCTTGCCCAATGCCAACAAAATCCTTGTGGCTAACAGAGGTGAGATTCCTATCCGTATATTTAGAAGTGCCCATGAATTGAGTATGCATACGGTGGCTGTCTACTCTTACGAGGATAGATTGTCGATGCATCGCTTCAAGGCTGATGAGGCTTATCAAATTGGTAAGAAGGGCCAATATTCTCCTGTTCAGGCCTATTTGCAGATGGATGAGATCATCAAGATTGCTAAAGAGCATGGTGTTTCTATGATTCATCCTGGTTATGGCTTTCTTTCCGAGAACGCACAATTTGCCGCCAAGGTTGAGGCTGCCGGACTCATTTGGGTCGGTCCTTCTGCCAAGGTGATTGATGACCTTGGTGACAAGGTTAGTGCCCGTATTCTTGCTGCTAAGTGCGGTGTTCCAACTGTTCCCGGTACTCCGGGCCCTGTTGATGACATCAGTCAGGCAAAGGAGTTTGTGAAACAATATGGCTACCCTGTTATTATTAAGGCTGCCTTTGGGGGTGGTGGAAGAGGTATGAGGGTGGTtaaagaaggtgatgataTTGCAGATGCTTTCCACAGAGCCTCCTCTGAGGCTAAGTCTGCCTTTGGTAATGGTACCTGTTTCTTGGAGAGATTCCTTGACCATCCAAAGCATATTGAAGTTCAACTTTTGGCAGATAATTATGGTAATACCGTCCATTTGTTTGAGAGAGACTGCTCGGTGCAGAGACGTCACCAGAAGGTGGTGGAGATGGCTCCTTCCAAGACGTTACCTGATGAGGTGAGAAATGCGATTCTTGCCGATGCTGTCAAATTGGCTAAGGTTGCCAACTACAGAAATGCCGGTACAGCCGAGTTTCTTGTTGATAGGAAGGGCAACCATTATTTCATCGAGGTCAATCCTCGTGTCCAGGTCGAGCATACCATTAGTGAGGAGATCACTGGAGTTGACATTGTTTCCGCTCAGATTCAAATTGCTGCTggtgcttctttggagaagttgggtCTATTGCAGGACAAGATTACTACTCGTGGCTTTGCCATTCAATGTCGTATAACTACCGAGGACCCTGCAAAGAATTTTCAGCCTGATACAGGTAAAATCGACGTCTACAGGTCAGCTGGTGGTAACGGTATCCGTCTTGACGGTGGTAACGGGTTTGCTGGCTCTGTTATTTCGCCTCATTACGATTCATTGTTGGTCAAATGTACCGCTCATGCCTCCAACTTTGAGGTcaccagaagaaagatggtgAGAGCTCTTATTGAGTTCCGTATTCGTGGTGTTAAGACAAACATTCCTTTCCTCATTGCTTTGCTTACGCATCCTGTGTTCAAGTCCGGTGATTGTTGGACCACTTTCATCGATGATACTCCTTCGTTGTTTGACatgatctcttcaagaaacAGAGCCCAAAAATTGTTAGCTTATATGGGAGAGTTGTGTGTCAATGGTTCCACTATTAAAGGGCAAGTTGGTGTTCCACGCTTGCAAACTGATGCCAAGGTTCCTGATTTCCATGATCCAAAAACGGGTGAGCTTGTTGATGTTTCTACTCCTGTCCCATCTGGATGGCGTAAcgttcttcttgaagaaggaccGGAAGCTTTTGCTAAAAAGGTCAGATCCCATAAAGGTTCTCTTATCATGGATACCACTTGGAGAGATGCTCATCAGTCTTTGTTGGCTACTCGTGTCCGTACCATTGATATCCTCAATATTGCTCCAACCACGGCTCATGCATTTTCCGGTGCGTTCGCCCTTGAATGTTGGGGTGGTGCCACTTTCGATGTCGCTATGAGATTCCTCCACGAGGACCCATGGGACAGATTAAGGAAGATGCGTGCTGCTGTGCCAAATATCCCATTCCAGATGTTACTTCGTGGTGCCAACGGTGTTGCTTACTCTTCTTTACCTGACAATGCCATCGATCACTTTGTTAAGCAGGCCAAAGACAATGGTGTTGATATTTTCCGTGTCTTTGATGCTTTGAATGATTTGGAGCAATTGAAAGTTGGTGTTGATGCTGTTAAGAAGGCGGGTGGTGTCGTTGAGGCCACTGTTTGTTATTCTGGTGACATGTTGCAGCCCGGAAAGAAGTACAACTTGAATTATTACTTGGAGACTGTTGGTAAAATTGTCGAGATGGGTACACATTTCCTTGGAATCAAGGATATGGCTGGTACTATGAAACCGGCTGCCGCCAGGTTACTCATTGGCGCTATCAGAAAAGCTTATCCAGACTTGccaattcatcttcacaCGCACGACTCTGCAGGTACAGGTGTTTCCACCTATGTTGCTGCTGCAGATGCTGgtgttgatgttgttgaCTGTGCCATTAATTCTATGTCTGGTTTGACTTCTCAGCCATCTTTGTCTGCATTCATTGCAGCTGTTGATGGTTCGTTCGAGCCAGGCATTCCAGAATCTGCCGCTCGTGAATTGGACGCTTACTGGGCCGAGATGCGTTTACTTTATTCGTGCTTCGGTACGGACTTAAAGGGTCCAGATCCAGAGGTTTACCAGACGGAAATCCCAGGTGGTCAATTGACCAACTTGGTCTTCCAGGCTCAACAGGTTGGATTGGGCGAGCAGTGGGCTGAGACCAAGAAGGCCTACGTTGCTGCCAACCAATTGCTTGGCGATATTGTCAAGGTGACTCCAACTTCCAAGGTGGTTGGAGACTTGGCTCAGTTTATGGTTTCCAACAAGTTGTCTTCCAAGGATGTTGAGAAATTGGCTTCAGAGTTGGACTTCCCAGACTCTGTGCTAGACTTTTTCGAGGGATTGATGGGCACACCATATGGAGGATTCCCAGAACCATTGAGAACCAATGTCATTAAAggtaagagaagaaagcttaCACATAGACCAGGTTTGGAGCTGGAACCATTCGACCTACAAAGAGTCAGAAATGACTTGCGTGCACGATTTGGCCCAGATATCACTGAGTGTGATGTCGCCTCTTACAACATGTATCCACGTGTTTATGAGGACTTCAAGGCAGTTCAAGAGAAGTATGATGACTTGTCAGTGTTACCAACCAGAGCTTTCCTTGCTGCACCAAAGATCGGTGAGGAAATTCAGGTTAACATTGAGCAGGGAAAGACGTTGATTCTTAAAGTTGCAGCCATTGGTAACTTGAATGAGGAGACTGGTACTCGCGAGGTTTACTTTGAATTGAACGGTGAGATGAGAAAAGTCTCCGTTGATGATAAAAACGCCTCTGTCGATAAGGTTACCAAGGCCAAAGCTGATGCACACAACCCTAACGAGATTGGTTCTCCAATGGCCGGTGTTATCGTCGAGGTTAAGACGCATACAGGTGCCGATGTTAAGAAGGGCGACCCATTGTGTGTTTTAAGCGCcatgaagatggagatggtGATTAGTGCCCCAATTACCGGTAGGGTGGCGGACGtcttgattgaaaagaacgagaacgTTGACGGTGGTGACTTGTTGGTGAAGTTGACTCAAcctgaagagaagaaggattga
- a CDS encoding uncharacterized protein (EggNog:ENOG41), whose product MSESLYINEQQPSNDHLDTDFRVLVLIQNKETSTTKNDGKNTTTDISVEQADMKGKLLEGIHTFTGINKFFDEFDRKIAYPNEGSLKYDVGSDGFIVIVVERDQLRKEVGDFIDDYLKNVTKESSENGDADNDEESEDDLSLLPAKRPRK is encoded by the coding sequence ATGTCAGAATCGTTATACATAAATGAGCAGCAACCAAGTAATGATCACTTGGATACCGATTTCCGAGTGTTGGTTTTGATACAGAATAAAGAGACTAGTACAACGAAGAATGACGGAAAGAATACTACTACAGATATCAGCGTAGAGCAGGCAGATATGAAGGGGAAATTGTTGGAAGGAATACATACATTTACTGGTATTAACAAGTTTTtcgatgaatttgatcGCAAAATAGCGTATCCAAATGAAGGTTCGTTGAAGTATGACGTTGGATCGGATGGATTTATAGTGATAGTGGTAGAGAGGGATCAGTTAAGGAAAGAGGTTGGGGACTTTATTGATGACTATTTGAAAAATGTCACCAAGGAGAGTTCTGAAAATGGGGACGCTGATAATGAcgaagaaagtgaagacGATCTGTCTTTATTACCCGCCAAGAGACCAAGAAAATAG